One region of Spirochaetota bacterium genomic DNA includes:
- a CDS encoding nitroreductase family protein encodes MTGPIIDKQKCTRCGECINICPKEVLSIQNKQITIINDDCILCSHCYCVCRFDAISFKELKKLVFSFGDTTIAKPKIKPADIISFIHSRRSVRQFKPEPIKEDIIKDLIEAAVLAPSASNCQRWQFVVINSREKVLALAEDIKSFFIRLNKIAGNPLLRYMSIFFAGTRILHYYKNNYESVKLGLQRAKEGKDLLFHEAPCVIIVHSDMEGSMPVEDGQYAAYNITLVAHAMGLGSCFIGYASATINNANYIKQKLLIPKNHRIHAVIALGYPKTKFVKNALRKEYELKII; translated from the coding sequence TTGACTGGTCCAATTATTGACAAACAAAAATGTACACGTTGTGGTGAATGCATAAACATATGCCCCAAAGAGGTCTTATCAATACAAAATAAACAAATCACAATTATAAATGACGATTGTATATTATGTTCACATTGCTATTGTGTCTGTAGATTTGATGCCATAAGCTTTAAAGAACTAAAAAAATTAGTTTTTTCGTTTGGAGATACTACAATAGCAAAACCCAAAATTAAACCAGCAGATATTATCAGTTTTATTCATTCGCGAAGAAGTGTACGGCAATTCAAACCAGAACCAATCAAGGAAGACATAATAAAGGATTTAATTGAAGCAGCAGTACTTGCACCATCTGCAAGTAATTGCCAGCGATGGCAATTTGTAGTCATAAATAGCAGGGAAAAGGTTTTAGCCCTTGCTGAAGATATTAAATCTTTTTTCATCAGGCTTAATAAGATTGCTGGGAATCCATTGTTACGATACATGTCAATCTTTTTTGCCGGTACAAGAATACTACATTACTATAAAAATAATTATGAATCAGTAAAACTAGGTCTTCAACGTGCAAAAGAAGGGAAGGATCTTTTATTCCATGAAGCTCCATGTGTGATTATTGTCCACAGCGACATGGAAGGGAGTATGCCCGTTGAAGATGGACAATATGCTGCCTATAACATTACACTGGTAGCACATGCAATGGGCTTGGGAAGCTGCTTCATTGGATATGCATCTGCAACAATTAACAATGCAAACTATATAAAGCAAAAATTACTTATTCCTAAAAACCATAGAATCCATGCAGTAATAGCACTGGGTTATCCAAAAACAAAATTTGTAAAAAATGCTTTGCGCAAGGAATATGAATTAAAAATTATATAA